In Oryza sativa Japonica Group chromosome 2, ASM3414082v1, the following are encoded in one genomic region:
- the LOC4330663 gene encoding U-box domain-containing protein 21 produces the protein MVTPMTRARARARAVRLAVSEIPLAVRRSARQQQQPPEPAADVPDHFLCPISLDMMRDPVTAPTGITYDRDGVEVWLERGRPTCPVTGRPLRPEELVPNHATRRMIQEWCVANRALGVERVPTPRVPVSAADAREILEGVAAAARRGDAAACGRMVARARALGKESERNRRCLASAGAERALALAFSRLAAASTDQQAEARACALEEILAALVVFFPLDEESRRCIASPPSLDALVSILSHGEQVTRVSAVVVLREIASSCDNQCLEAMSKANAMYDALVNLVAKPVSPQATKAALVTAYYLVKNDIEHAASRLVDLGTVELLVELLADADKGTTEKALAVLDTVLVAAKARDRAYAHALAVPVLAKKTMHVSDMATEFAVSALWRLCKNSPADGGCKAEALQVGAFQKLLLLLQLGCDGVTKERASELLRLLNASRDSTECIETADFKGLKRPFI, from the coding sequence ATGGTCACTCCGATgactcgcgcccgcgcccgcgcccgcgccgtgcGGCTGGCCGTGTCGGAGATCCCTCTCGCCGTGCGGCGATCGgcgaggcagcagcagcagccgcctgAGCCAGCCGCAGACGTGCCGGACCATTTCTTGTGCCCGATCTCGCTGGACATGATGAGGGACCCCGTGACGGCGCCGACGGGGATCACGTACGACCGGGACGGGGTGGAGGTGTGGCTGGAGCGCGGGCGGCCGACGTGCCCCGTCACCGGCCGCCCGCTGCGGCCGGAGGAGCTGGTGCCGAACCATGCCACGCGGAGGATGATCCAGGAGTGGTGCGTCGCGAACCGGGCCCTCGGGGTGGAGCGCGTGCCCACGCCGCGGGTGCCCGtttccgccgccgacgcgcgcgAGATCCTCGAgggcgtcgccgcggcggcgcggcgaggggacgcggcggcgtgcgggagGATGGTGGCCAGGGCTAGGGCGCTCGGGAAGGAGAGCGAGCGGAATCGCCGGTGCTTGGCGTCCGCCGGCGCCGAGCGCGCGCTCGCGCTCGCGTTCTCTCGTctcgccgcggcgtccaccGACCAGCAGGCGGAGGCGCGCGCCTGCGCCCTCGAGGAGATCTTGGCCGCGCTGGTCGTCTTCTTCCCGCTCGACGAGGAGTCCAGGCGCTGCAttgcctccccgccgtcgctggACGCCCTCGTCTCGATCCTCTCTCACGGCGAGCAGGTCACGCGTGTCAGCGCCGTCGTTGTGCTCCGGGAGATCGCCTCGTCGTGCGACAACCAGTGCCTCGAGGCAATGTCCAAGGCGAACGCCATGTACGACGCGCTCGTCAACCTCGTCGCGAAGCCGGTCTCGCCGCAGGCCACGAAGGCCGCGCTGGTCACCGCCTACTACCTCGTCAAGAACGACATCGAGcacgccgcctcccgcctcgtCGACCTCGGCACGGTGGAGCTCCTCGTCGAGCTCCTGGCCGACGCCGACAAGGGCACGACGGAGAAGGCGCTCGCGGTGCTCGACACCGTCCTCGTCGCGGCCAAGGCCCGCGACAGGGCGTACGCGCACGCGCTGGCCGTGCCGGTGCTCGCCAAGAAGACGATGCACGTGTCCGACATGGCGACGGAGTTCGCCGTGTCGGCGCTGTGGCGGCTGTGCAAGAACTCGCCGGCGGACGGCGGGTGCAAGGCCGAGGCGCTGCAGGTCGGCGCGTTCCAgaagcttctgctgctgctccagctCGGCTGCGACGGCGTCACCAAGGAGCGCGCCAGCGAGCTGCTCAGGCTTCTCAACGCGTCGCGAGACAGCACCGAGTGCATCGAGACGGCAGATTTCAAGGGGCTGAAGAGACCCTTCATTTGA